Proteins from a genomic interval of Desulfofustis limnaeus:
- a CDS encoding CinA family nicotinamide mononucleotide deamidase-related protein, protein MIGEIIAIGDELTSGRTLNTTSGYAARRLFDAGHTIHAMSTIGDSPSLIGEALLQAIGRVDFIIVTGGLGATDDDLTNEAVSQALNRPTMPNLEILARIRRHLQRRQAAPDDPLEKLAWLPSGAEAFDPSSPIAGYQLVHDQTPIFFLPGVPEEMTDLLDRIVLPKLTAWQSGSGLQTCQRIYKSFGLAESEINRRIRALQLPASIKIGYYPVFPDVHVSVLIREWDTGAATKLFADACRRVETALGNAVYGRDSDELEHAVGRLLKNSGHWLAAAESCTGGLLAHRITRVPGSSCYFLGGAVAYANRLKADLVGVAPGLIERWGAVSTQVAEAMAVGIRERCQADIGIGITGIAGPEGGTPAKPVGTVFIGIAEPDGCRVTQHLFSGSRHRIQTLAAHNGLNLLRLHLQANTSGR, encoded by the coding sequence ATGATCGGTGAAATCATCGCCATCGGGGACGAACTGACCTCCGGTCGCACCCTCAACACCACCAGCGGTTACGCCGCCCGCCGACTGTTCGACGCCGGCCACACCATCCATGCCATGAGCACCATCGGCGATTCTCCGTCGCTGATCGGCGAGGCCCTGCTGCAGGCCATCGGCCGGGTCGATTTCATCATCGTCACCGGCGGGCTCGGCGCCACCGATGACGATCTGACCAACGAGGCGGTCTCCCAGGCCCTGAACCGGCCGACCATGCCCAACCTGGAAATTCTCGCACGGATACGAAGACACCTGCAGCGGCGCCAGGCAGCCCCCGACGACCCCCTGGAAAAGCTGGCTTGGCTGCCCAGCGGCGCCGAGGCCTTCGATCCGTCATCACCGATTGCCGGCTACCAGCTGGTCCATGACCAGACGCCGATTTTCTTTCTGCCCGGCGTCCCGGAGGAGATGACCGATCTGCTCGATCGCATCGTCCTGCCCAAGCTGACCGCCTGGCAAAGCGGCAGCGGCCTGCAGACCTGTCAACGCATCTACAAATCCTTTGGCCTTGCCGAATCGGAAATCAACCGGCGGATCAGGGCGCTGCAATTGCCCGCGTCGATCAAAATCGGTTATTACCCGGTCTTTCCCGACGTGCACGTAAGCGTTCTGATCCGTGAGTGGGACACCGGTGCAGCGACCAAGCTCTTTGCCGATGCCTGCCGACGGGTGGAAACAGCCCTGGGAAACGCCGTTTACGGCCGCGACAGCGATGAGCTGGAGCACGCGGTCGGTCGGCTGCTCAAGAACTCAGGACATTGGCTGGCCGCTGCCGAATCGTGTACCGGCGGTCTGCTCGCCCATCGTATCACCAGAGTACCCGGCAGTTCCTGCTATTTCCTCGGCGGCGCGGTGGCTTACGCCAATCGGCTCAAAGCCGACCTGGTCGGCGTCGCCCCAGGACTGATCGAACGATGGGGCGCGGTCAGCACCCAGGTGGCAGAGGCCATGGCTGTCGGCATCAGAGAGAGGTGCCAAGCCGACATCGGCATCGGCATCACCGGCATCGCCGGGCCCGAGGGCGGCACACCAGCAAAACCGGTGGGAACGGTGTTCATCGGGATTGCCGAGCCGGACGGTTGCCGGGTCACGCAGCATCTGTTCAGCGGCAGCCGCCACCGCATCCAAACCCTGGCGGCCCACAACGGCTTGAACCTGCTGCGGCTGCACCTGCAGGCCAATACCTCCGGCCGCTGA
- the mtaB gene encoding tRNA (N(6)-L-threonylcarbamoyladenosine(37)-C(2))-methylthiotransferase MtaB, translating to MKRVYLHTLGCKVNQFETAAFADSLKGSGLNLVDDPARADVIVINTCAVTAKASAQSRRDLRRLARVNPGAVLAVTGCHVQLAATELRALPDLQPERLLLIGNDRKSELVEFIVHRHRPAVDPSLQDMETIRPISRLPIGHFAGRTRALLRVQDGCNHFCSYCIVPFTRGRSRSLPLAEILDQVASYRKHGHQEVVVTGIHVGQYGNDLAEGQTIVTLLETLCSRFPELRFRLSSIEPTEINEELLSLMKERDNFMPHLHIPLQSGDAFILARMNRSYRPETFVEKLTLCRRMVADAAIGIDVLVGFPGERQSHFDNTVSLLEQTDFTYLHAFPYSPRPGTRAASFAEQVPNRVKQQRVALLRELSERRRNGFYRRFLGTRRPALIESERDRDGLLQGHTDNYITVRVEGDDRLINRVVQVELSSVTATGVTARPEA from the coding sequence ATGAAACGTGTCTACCTGCATACCCTCGGCTGCAAGGTGAACCAGTTCGAGACCGCCGCCTTCGCCGACAGCCTAAAGGGCAGCGGCCTGAACCTGGTCGATGATCCGGCCCGGGCCGACGTCATCGTCATCAACACCTGTGCCGTCACCGCCAAGGCCAGCGCCCAGTCGCGCCGTGATCTGCGCCGCCTGGCGCGGGTCAACCCCGGGGCGGTGCTGGCCGTGACCGGCTGTCACGTGCAGCTGGCCGCAACGGAGCTGCGTGCCCTGCCCGATCTGCAACCGGAGCGGCTCCTGCTGATCGGCAACGACCGCAAGAGCGAACTGGTCGAGTTCATTGTCCACCGCCATCGGCCGGCCGTCGACCCCTCGCTGCAGGATATGGAGACGATCCGTCCCATCAGTCGCTTGCCCATTGGCCACTTCGCCGGCCGCACCCGGGCGCTGCTGCGGGTGCAGGACGGCTGCAACCATTTCTGCAGCTATTGCATCGTCCCCTTCACCCGGGGACGCAGCCGCAGTCTGCCGCTGGCCGAGATCCTCGACCAGGTTGCCTCGTACCGGAAACACGGGCACCAGGAGGTGGTGGTCACCGGCATCCATGTGGGCCAGTACGGTAATGATCTGGCCGAGGGGCAGACCATCGTCACCCTGCTGGAAACCCTTTGTTCACGGTTTCCCGAGCTGCGCTTCCGGCTCTCTTCCATCGAACCCACCGAGATCAACGAAGAGCTGCTCAGCCTGATGAAGGAGCGGGACAATTTCATGCCGCATCTGCATATCCCGTTGCAGAGCGGCGATGCCTTCATCCTGGCGCGGATGAACCGCTCCTATCGCCCCGAGACTTTCGTTGAAAAGTTGACGCTGTGCCGCCGGATGGTCGCCGATGCCGCCATCGGCATCGATGTTTTGGTCGGCTTTCCGGGTGAGCGCCAGAGCCATTTCGACAATACCGTTTCCCTGCTGGAACAGACCGACTTCACCTACCTGCACGCCTTCCCCTACTCGCCGCGGCCGGGGACCAGGGCGGCATCCTTTGCCGAACAGGTGCCGAACCGGGTCAAGCAGCAGCGAGTGGCGCTGCTGCGGGAATTGAGCGAACGGCGCCGCAACGGTTTTTACCGGCGCTTCCTGGGGACGCGCCGCCCGGCCCTGATCGAGTCCGAGCGGGACCGGGACGGTCTGCTGCAGGGTCACACCGACAATTACATCACCGTCCGGGTGGAAGGTGATGATCGTCTCATCAACCGCGTCGTTCAGGTCGAATTGTCGTCAGTGACGGCAACCGGCGTGACGGCCCGTCCTGAGGCCTAA
- the mnmA gene encoding tRNA 2-thiouridine(34) synthase MnmA, whose protein sequence is MTVTPIGIAMSGGVDSTACALLLRRDHPVRGFIMDIGQPGFDEQRQRLGRLAEALDIEVQVIDLKSQFAAIVLDYFSSTYGAGLTPNPCMVCNHTIKFGLFRQQIAAAGCASMATGHYARSEFRDGRPALLRGIDPDKDQSYFLARLRPQQLGAVLFPLGAMRKEETYRLVEEHGFTDFRGRESQDVCFLQETSIAAHLAARAGDEQRPGPIVSVDGTHLGEHRGLLHYTIGQRRGIGLPDSTPWYVTTIDAAANTLVVGKEHDLLQESVHAGQVNWLIEPPSPGTEVEVQIRSTHRPVTARLIASTADSFVLRFDRPQRAVAPGQFAVLYRGDQVLGSGEILAPPRRTAPS, encoded by the coding sequence ATGACCGTTACGCCGATCGGAATCGCCATGAGCGGCGGTGTCGACTCCACCGCCTGTGCCCTGCTGTTGCGCCGGGATCATCCGGTGCGCGGCTTTATCATGGACATTGGCCAGCCGGGCTTCGACGAACAGCGGCAGCGCCTCGGCCGGCTGGCCGAAGCGCTGGACATCGAGGTGCAGGTGATCGACCTGAAGAGCCAATTCGCAGCCATCGTACTCGACTATTTTTCCTCCACCTACGGGGCCGGACTGACGCCAAACCCCTGCATGGTCTGTAACCATACCATCAAGTTCGGCCTGTTTCGCCAACAGATCGCCGCCGCCGGCTGTGCCTCCATGGCCACCGGCCACTATGCCCGCAGCGAGTTTCGTGACGGACGCCCGGCCCTGCTGCGCGGAATCGATCCGGACAAAGATCAGTCCTATTTTCTCGCCCGCCTTCGCCCGCAGCAGCTCGGTGCGGTACTGTTTCCGCTGGGTGCCATGCGCAAGGAAGAGACCTATCGGCTCGTCGAGGAGCACGGCTTCACCGATTTTCGCGGCCGGGAGAGCCAGGACGTGTGCTTTCTCCAGGAAACGAGCATCGCCGCCCACCTGGCCGCCCGGGCCGGCGACGAACAACGGCCCGGACCCATCGTCAGCGTTGACGGTACGCACCTGGGCGAACACCGCGGCCTGTTGCACTACACCATCGGCCAGCGGCGCGGCATTGGCCTGCCGGACAGCACGCCCTGGTACGTGACGACCATCGACGCCGCCGCCAACACCCTGGTGGTGGGTAAAGAACATGACCTGTTGCAGGAGTCCGTGCACGCCGGGCAGGTTAACTGGCTGATCGAGCCGCCGTCTCCGGGGACCGAGGTGGAGGTGCAGATCCGTTCCACCCACCGACCGGTTACGGCGCGGCTTATCGCCAGCACGGCCGATTCCTTTGTCCTCCGGTTTGACCGGCCGCAGCGAGCCGTCGCACCGGGGCAGTTCGCCGTGCTCTACCGGGGGGATCAGGTACTGGGCTCCGGCGAGATCCTGGCACCGCCACGACGAACCGCTCCGTCATGA
- a CDS encoding peptidase U32 family protein: protein MKEKQSKKAPRPGLPELLAPAGSFEKMVTAIHYGADAVYLGGPAYGLRARAGTFDEPAMAAAVAYAHARRVPVYVTVNIFAHNDDLAGLPDYLRSLQALEVDAIIVADPGVLALATEIVPHLPVHLSTQANVTNVNAARFWSRQGVRRLNLARELSLQEIRALRRGCDAELEVFVHGALCISYSGRCLLSHYLTGRDANRGSCAQPCRFRYALVEQTRPELHYPIEEDRHGAYILNAKDLCLLARLPELVAAGVDALKIEGRMRSLFYVGSVVRVYRAALDYLQTLDDSDWRQPERLVLPPELTDEIIRTGTRELTENFIDGPPGPTEMLYDRSRAEQPYEPVAVVRELASLPLVEVRNPLVVGDSIEYMHRRTVHTSPARIEALFDEAWQPLQRANPGSRVYLSLAEPLPGVAVEGLFRRRKG from the coding sequence ATGAAAGAAAAACAAAGCAAGAAAGCGCCGCGGCCGGGGCTGCCCGAATTGCTGGCCCCGGCCGGCAGTTTCGAGAAGATGGTGACCGCCATCCATTACGGGGCCGACGCCGTCTATCTGGGTGGTCCCGCCTATGGGCTGCGGGCTCGGGCCGGGACCTTCGATGAACCGGCCATGGCCGCTGCGGTGGCCTATGCGCACGCCCGCCGGGTGCCGGTCTACGTGACGGTCAATATCTTCGCCCATAACGACGACCTGGCCGGCCTGCCCGACTACCTGCGCTCCCTGCAGGCCCTGGAGGTCGACGCAATCATCGTCGCCGACCCCGGGGTGCTGGCGCTGGCGACGGAGATCGTCCCGCATCTGCCGGTCCATCTGTCCACCCAGGCCAACGTGACCAACGTCAATGCCGCCCGGTTCTGGTCGCGCCAGGGAGTCCGGCGGCTCAACCTGGCCCGGGAGCTGTCACTCCAGGAGATCCGGGCTCTGCGCCGGGGCTGCGATGCCGAATTGGAGGTGTTCGTGCATGGGGCCTTGTGCATCTCCTATTCCGGCCGCTGCCTGCTCTCCCACTACCTGACCGGCCGCGACGCCAACCGGGGCAGTTGCGCGCAGCCGTGCCGTTTTCGTTATGCGCTGGTGGAACAGACCCGGCCGGAGCTGCACTACCCGATTGAAGAGGACCGGCACGGCGCCTATATCCTCAACGCCAAGGATCTCTGCTTGCTGGCCCGCCTGCCGGAGCTGGTGGCAGCCGGTGTTGATGCCCTGAAGATTGAAGGGCGGATGCGTTCGCTGTTCTACGTCGGTTCGGTGGTGCGAGTCTACCGGGCGGCGCTTGATTACCTGCAGACCCTCGATGACAGCGACTGGCGCCAGCCCGAGAGGCTCGTTTTGCCGCCGGAGCTGACCGACGAGATCATCCGGACCGGGACCAGGGAACTGACCGAAAATTTCATCGACGGCCCCCCCGGGCCAACGGAGATGCTCTACGACCGTTCCCGGGCCGAGCAGCCCTACGAGCCGGTGGCAGTGGTCCGGGAGCTGGCCTCCCTGCCCCTGGTGGAGGTCCGCAACCCGCTGGTGGTCGGGGATTCCATCGAGTATATGCACCGCCGCACCGTTCACACTTCGCCGGCCCGGATCGAGGCTCTGTTCGATGAGGCCTGGCAACCGCTGCAACGTGCCAACCCGGGCAGCCGGGTCTATCTGTCGCTGGCCGAGCCGCTGCCCGGTGTGGCGGTGGAGGGGCTCTTTCGCCGTCGTAAAGGATAA
- a CDS encoding fumarate hydratase: MAPIKAEDFITSIADSLQYISYYHPVDFVRAMTQAYEREKSGAARDAIGQILINSRMCALGKRPICQDTGIVTVFVKLGMNCRFEGDLTIQQLVDEGVTRAYGDPSNPLRKSIVADPAGSRINTKTNAPAVVHVEMVPGDAVEVQIAAKGGGSENKSKMAMLTPADSIVDWVKKTVPAMGAGWCPPGILGIGIGGTIDKAMCLAKQSLMDPIDIDELRARGPANRLEELRLQIFDEVNALGIGAQGLGGLTTVLDVKILDYPTHAASLPVAMIPNCAAARHTHFTLDGSGPAVFTPPSLDEWPQIAGDDSGDARQVNLDGISKEEIASWKAGDTLLLSGKILTGRDAAHRRIQQLLDAGQPLPEGVDFNGRFIYYVGPVDPVGDEVVGPAGPTTSTRMDKYTAMMLGKTGLYGMIGKAERGDATIELIKRHGAVYLMAVGGAAYLVAKAITASRVVAFADLGMEAIYEFEVKDMPVTVAVDAAGEAVHKTGPTFWQQEIAKLRS, translated from the coding sequence ATGGCACCCATTAAAGCAGAAGACTTCATCACCTCCATCGCCGACAGCCTGCAGTATATCAGCTACTATCACCCGGTTGATTTCGTTCGGGCGATGACTCAGGCCTACGAGCGGGAAAAAAGCGGCGCCGCCCGCGACGCCATCGGCCAGATCCTGATCAACTCGCGGATGTGCGCCCTTGGCAAGCGCCCCATCTGCCAGGATACCGGCATCGTCACGGTGTTCGTCAAGCTCGGCATGAACTGCCGCTTCGAAGGGGACCTGACCATCCAGCAGCTGGTCGACGAAGGCGTCACCCGGGCCTATGGCGACCCGAGCAATCCACTGCGTAAATCGATCGTCGCCGATCCGGCCGGCAGCCGCATCAATACCAAGACCAACGCCCCGGCGGTGGTCCATGTGGAGATGGTGCCGGGTGACGCCGTCGAGGTGCAGATCGCCGCCAAGGGCGGCGGCTCGGAGAACAAGAGCAAGATGGCCATGCTCACCCCGGCCGACTCGATCGTCGATTGGGTCAAGAAGACGGTGCCGGCCATGGGTGCCGGCTGGTGCCCGCCCGGCATCCTCGGCATCGGCATCGGCGGCACCATCGACAAGGCCATGTGTCTGGCCAAGCAGTCGCTGATGGACCCGATCGACATCGACGAGCTGCGCGCCCGGGGGCCTGCCAACCGGCTCGAGGAACTGCGCCTGCAGATCTTCGACGAAGTGAACGCCCTGGGCATCGGCGCCCAGGGACTCGGCGGCCTGACCACGGTGCTCGACGTGAAGATCCTCGACTACCCGACCCATGCCGCCTCCCTGCCGGTGGCCATGATCCCCAACTGCGCCGCGGCCCGCCACACCCACTTTACCTTGGACGGCTCCGGGCCGGCAGTCTTCACCCCGCCATCGCTCGACGAGTGGCCGCAGATCGCCGGCGACGACAGCGGCGACGCCCGCCAGGTCAACCTGGACGGGATCAGCAAAGAAGAGATCGCCAGCTGGAAGGCCGGCGACACCCTGCTGCTCAGCGGCAAGATCCTCACCGGCCGGGATGCCGCCCACCGCCGCATCCAGCAGCTGCTCGACGCCGGCCAGCCGCTGCCCGAGGGGGTCGACTTCAACGGTCGCTTCATCTATTACGTCGGCCCGGTGGACCCGGTGGGCGACGAGGTAGTGGGCCCGGCCGGCCCGACCACCTCCACCCGAATGGACAAATACACCGCGATGATGCTCGGCAAAACCGGCCTGTACGGCATGATCGGCAAGGCCGAACGGGGCGACGCCACCATCGAACTGATCAAGCGGCACGGCGCCGTCTACTTGATGGCCGTGGGCGGAGCCGCCTATCTGGTGGCTAAGGCGATCACCGCCTCGCGGGTGGTGGCGTTTGCCGATCTCGGCATGGAGGCGATCTATGAGTTCGAGGTCAAGGATATGCCGGTGACGGTGGCCGTCGATGCCGCCGGCGAGGCCGTCCACAAGACCGGCCCGACCTTCTGGCAGCAGGAGATCGCCAAACTGCGATCATGA
- the lon gene encoding endopeptidase La, whose amino-acid sequence MAVGETAVEVGVEFNDSLSIGMDDLSRNDDLQIPDELPMMAVRDVVVFNYMIIPLFVGRPGSVEAVNEALNGDKLLMLVTQRDATKDDPSPDDLYSVGMVCMIMRTLKLPDGRLKVLVQAMAKARIKKYLRTEPSYRVSVAVVEDKEPGEITIEVEALMRTVREQTEKIMSLRGILSADLMMIINNIEDPGRLADLIGSNLRLKIPESQSILEEVNPVKRLRLVNSLLSKELEVSTVQAKIQNEAKEEMSKSQREYILREQLHALQKELGDSDERTQEIEELEHKIRKMKMPKAVRKEALKQLSRMEMMHPDSSEATIIRTYIDWILDVPWKKGTKDQLDLLVAKQVLDEDHYGLERVKERILEFLAVRKLNDSTKGPILCFVGPPGVGKTSLGQSIARALGRKFHRMSLGGMKDEAEIRGHRRTYIGAMPGRIIQGLKAVKSNNPVFMMDEIDKVGADYRGDPSSALLEVLDPEQNVEFSDHYLNMPFDLSRVMFITTANMTDTIPGPLLDRMEVIRLSGYTLEEKLVIANRYLLPRQIKENGIKKSQIKFNQETVTRIITHYTSEAGLRNLEREIGKICRKVARKIAEGGKGPYSISLRNLDSYLGPPKNIPESEMETIDQPGLVTGLAWTEVGGEILHIEVNLMPGKGKLILTGQLGEVMKESAQAALTYCRSCTEDLGVEAEYFDKTDIHVHVPAGAIPKDGPSAGITIATALYSAISGKKVNKQLAMTGEVTLRGRVLPIGGLKEKALAALRANIPTVIIPALNEKELVEIPEDIRKKMTFHPVKDMSEVIELAFSRSAKSKRRG is encoded by the coding sequence ATGGCCGTCGGCGAGACGGCTGTGGAGGTAGGTGTGGAGTTCAACGATTCGCTCAGTATCGGCATGGATGATCTGTCCCGCAACGACGATCTGCAGATCCCCGACGAACTGCCCATGATGGCGGTTCGGGATGTGGTGGTTTTCAATTACATGATCATCCCGCTGTTCGTCGGTCGGCCCGGCTCCGTCGAGGCCGTCAACGAGGCGCTCAACGGCGACAAACTGCTGATGCTGGTCACACAGCGCGACGCCACCAAGGACGACCCCAGCCCCGACGATCTCTATTCGGTGGGCATGGTGTGCATGATCATGCGGACCCTGAAGCTGCCGGACGGCCGCCTCAAGGTGTTGGTTCAGGCCATGGCCAAGGCGCGGATCAAGAAATACCTGCGCACCGAACCGAGCTACCGGGTGTCCGTCGCCGTGGTCGAGGACAAGGAGCCGGGCGAGATCACCATCGAAGTCGAGGCCCTGATGCGCACCGTGCGCGAACAGACGGAGAAGATCATGTCCCTGCGCGGCATCCTCTCCGCCGATCTGATGATGATCATCAACAACATCGAGGACCCCGGCCGCCTCGCCGACCTGATCGGTTCCAACCTGCGCTTGAAAATTCCCGAGTCCCAGTCGATCCTCGAAGAGGTCAATCCGGTCAAGCGGCTGCGTTTGGTCAACAGCCTGCTCAGCAAGGAGCTGGAGGTCTCCACCGTCCAGGCCAAGATCCAGAACGAGGCCAAGGAGGAGATGAGCAAGTCGCAGCGCGAGTATATCTTGCGCGAGCAGTTGCACGCCCTGCAGAAAGAGCTGGGTGACAGTGACGAGCGGACCCAGGAGATCGAGGAGCTGGAGCACAAGATCCGCAAAATGAAGATGCCCAAGGCGGTGCGCAAGGAGGCCTTGAAGCAGCTCAGCCGCATGGAGATGATGCACCCCGATTCCTCGGAGGCCACCATCATCCGCACCTACATCGACTGGATCCTCGACGTTCCGTGGAAAAAGGGGACCAAGGACCAACTCGACCTGCTGGTCGCCAAGCAGGTCCTGGACGAAGATCACTACGGCCTGGAGCGGGTCAAGGAGCGGATTCTCGAGTTTCTGGCGGTACGCAAGCTCAACGACAGCACCAAGGGCCCGATCCTCTGCTTCGTCGGCCCCCCTGGCGTCGGCAAGACCTCGCTCGGCCAGTCCATCGCCCGGGCCCTGGGGCGCAAGTTCCACCGCATGTCGCTGGGCGGCATGAAGGACGAGGCGGAAATCCGCGGCCACCGGCGCACCTACATCGGCGCCATGCCCGGCCGGATCATTCAGGGTCTCAAGGCGGTCAAGTCCAACAACCCGGTCTTCATGATGGACGAGATCGACAAGGTCGGCGCCGACTATCGCGGCGATCCTTCCTCGGCCCTGCTCGAGGTGCTCGATCCGGAACAGAACGTGGAGTTCTCCGATCACTACCTGAACATGCCGTTTGATCTGTCGCGGGTGATGTTCATCACCACCGCCAACATGACCGACACCATCCCCGGTCCGCTGCTCGACCGGATGGAGGTGATCCGGCTGTCCGGCTACACCCTCGAGGAAAAGCTGGTGATTGCCAACCGCTATCTGCTGCCGCGCCAGATCAAGGAAAACGGGATCAAGAAGAGCCAGATCAAGTTCAACCAGGAGACCGTCACCCGGATCATCACCCACTACACCAGCGAGGCCGGGCTGCGCAACCTGGAGCGGGAGATCGGCAAGATCTGCCGCAAGGTGGCGCGTAAGATTGCCGAGGGCGGCAAAGGCCCGTACAGCATCTCGCTGCGCAACCTGGACAGCTATCTCGGGCCGCCCAAGAACATCCCGGAATCGGAGATGGAGACCATCGATCAGCCCGGCTTGGTCACCGGCCTGGCCTGGACCGAGGTGGGCGGCGAAATCCTGCATATCGAGGTCAACCTGATGCCCGGCAAGGGCAAGTTGATCCTCACCGGGCAGTTGGGCGAGGTGATGAAGGAATCGGCCCAGGCGGCACTCACCTACTGCCGCAGCTGCACGGAGGATCTGGGGGTGGAGGCGGAGTATTTCGATAAGACCGACATCCACGTCCATGTCCCGGCCGGCGCCATCCCCAAGGACGGCCCGTCTGCCGGCATCACCATCGCCACCGCGCTCTACTCCGCCATCTCCGGAAAAAAGGTCAACAAGCAGCTGGCCATGACCGGCGAGGTGACGCTACGCGGTCGGGTCCTGCCCATCGGCGGCCTCAAGGAAAAGGCGCTGGCGGCGCTGCGGGCCAATATCCCGACGGTCATCATCCCGGCGCTCAACGAAAAAGAGTTGGTGGAGATCCCGGAGGACATCCGCAAGAAGATGACCTTCCATCCGGTCAAGGACATGAGCGAGGTCATCGAGCTTGCCTTCTCCCGGTCCGCCAAGAGCAAGCGCCGCGGGTAA
- the mltG gene encoding endolytic transglycosylase MltG — MIKRIVIILLGLLLLTAVGLAGWLLSYTLRPGPPSTEPTAVVFIERGSSVAEIGRVLAAAGLVHEDRRFLVVTRLSGLASRLPAGEFVLPTGLRPLELIRALAVASPLEHQITIPEGLNLVEIAALFADAGWVDRDRFLALARDPVLAVALGLGDVASLEGYLFPDSYRLTRPAPDERLLLERLVTRSLKVWEKLTAEHDLPPDLDRHQVFTLAAIVEKEAARAEERSLIAGVFLNRLERGMRLQSDPTVIYGLPDFSGRLTRSDLQTPTPYNTYVIAGLPPGPICSPGEASLRAVLQPAATDYLYFVAKNDGTHHFSTNLREHNRAVQQYQRGR; from the coding sequence ATGATCAAGCGTATCGTCATCATCTTGCTGGGCCTGCTGCTGTTGACGGCTGTGGGCCTAGCCGGCTGGTTGCTTTCCTATACGCTGCGCCCCGGCCCGCCGAGCACCGAGCCGACGGCGGTGGTATTCATCGAACGCGGCTCTTCGGTCGCTGAGATCGGCCGCGTCCTGGCCGCTGCCGGTCTGGTGCACGAGGATCGGCGCTTTCTGGTGGTGACCCGGTTGTCGGGACTGGCGTCCCGCCTGCCGGCCGGCGAGTTCGTCCTGCCCACCGGGCTGCGCCCCCTTGAGCTGATCCGCGCCCTGGCGGTCGCCTCTCCCCTCGAACACCAGATCACCATCCCGGAAGGCCTCAACCTAGTGGAGATCGCCGCATTGTTTGCCGATGCCGGCTGGGTCGATCGCGATCGGTTCCTGGCGCTTGCCCGAGATCCGGTCCTGGCCGTTGCCCTCGGCCTTGGCGACGTCGCCAGTCTGGAGGGGTATCTTTTTCCCGACAGCTACCGGCTGACCCGTCCGGCCCCCGATGAGCGGCTCCTGCTGGAGCGATTGGTGACCCGCTCCCTGAAGGTCTGGGAAAAACTGACCGCAGAACACGACCTGCCGCCCGACCTTGATCGTCACCAGGTCTTCACGCTGGCCGCCATTGTCGAGAAGGAAGCCGCCCGGGCCGAGGAACGGTCCCTGATTGCCGGCGTTTTTCTCAACCGGCTGGAGCGGGGCATGCGCCTCCAGTCCGACCCGACCGTCATCTACGGCCTGCCGGATTTCAGCGGCCGCCTGACCCGCTCCGACCTGCAGACCCCAACCCCCTACAACACCTACGTCATCGCCGGACTGCCCCCGGGACCCATCTGCAGCCCCGGCGAGGCCTCACTACGGGCGGTGTTGCAGCCGGCCGCCACCGACTATCTCTATTTTGTCGCCAAAAACGACGGCACCCACCATTTCTCCACGAATCTCCGTGAACACAACCGGGCCGTGCAGCAGTACCAGCGGGGACGGTAG
- a CDS encoding type II toxin-antitoxin system RelE/ParE family toxin encodes MARLARPKQVIVFADQKGKEPFTEWLYGLKDGTNRQRVMSRIRRLEQGNFGDCEPVGEGVSELRLFFGAGYRVYFGEDADNIVVLLTGGDKRSQQKDIKQAKAYWREYVGHGKL; translated from the coding sequence GTGGCACGATTGGCGAGACCCAAACAGGTCATCGTTTTTGCCGACCAGAAAGGCAAGGAGCCTTTTACAGAGTGGCTTTACGGATTGAAAGACGGAACCAATCGGCAGCGGGTCATGAGCCGGATCAGGCGACTCGAACAGGGTAATTTTGGGGACTGTGAACCGGTCGGAGAAGGAGTCAGTGAGTTACGCCTGTTTTTTGGGGCTGGCTATCGGGTCTATTTCGGAGAAGACGCAGACAATATCGTTGTCCTACTTACTGGTGGCGACAAGCGTAGTCAGCAGAAGGACATAAAGCAAGCCAAGGCGTATTGGCGAGAGTATGTAGGCCATGGGAAATTATAG
- a CDS encoding addiction module antidote protein: MGNYRSFNEVEESYFRDHPEEIDDYIKLIFEEYDQDGNIGALLSSLRVLSRVKGVSKIAQETGLSRKGIQKALSADGNPNFASINAILHAMGYRLFPQKLDA; encoded by the coding sequence ATGGGAAATTATAGATCATTCAATGAAGTCGAAGAGTCATACTTCCGCGATCATCCGGAAGAAATAGACGACTATATCAAACTAATTTTCGAAGAATACGACCAAGACGGCAACATCGGCGCCCTGCTTTCTTCGCTTCGGGTCTTGAGCCGCGTCAAAGGTGTGTCAAAGATCGCCCAAGAAACCGGCCTCAGCCGTAAGGGCATCCAAAAGGCCTTGTCTGCCGACGGCAACCCCAACTTCGCAAGCATTAACGCCATCCTGCATGCCATGGGCTACCGCCTTTTTCCGCAAAAGCTGGATGCATAG